One Coprococcus phoceensis DNA window includes the following coding sequences:
- a CDS encoding 6-phospho-beta-glucosidase has translation MQKLSEDFLWGGAVAAHQVEGGWNKGGKGVSIADVLTAGAHGVDRKITDGVLEGHYYPNHEAVDFYGHYKEDIKLFAEMGFKCFRTSIAWTRIFPNGDDECANEEGLRFYDDLFDELLKYNIEPVVTLSHFEMPYHLVKAYGGWKNRKVIDFFVKYAETVMKRYRDKVKYWMTFNEINNQKNYKYPLFGYTCSGVIFEQEENPEECMYQVVHHELVASALVVKKGHEINPNFQIGCMLACVPIYPYSCNPKDMMYSVEAMHDRYLFGDVHVRGAYPSYALKEWERKGFRIKMEEGDLEILRQGTVDYIGLSYYMTNAVKADHVAEGNGVDGFPGSVPNPYVKMSDWGWQIDPIGLRYALNLLYERYQKPLFIVENGFGAIDKIEEDGTIQDDYRIAYLKAHIEEMGKAVSLDGVELMGYTPWGCIDCVSFTTGEMKKRYGFIYVDKDNEGNGTLERRKKKSFEWYKQVIQSNGEIL, from the coding sequence ATGCAAAAATTATCAGAAGATTTTCTTTGGGGCGGCGCAGTTGCTGCCCATCAGGTAGAAGGTGGCTGGAATAAAGGCGGAAAAGGAGTCAGCATCGCAGATGTGCTGACAGCGGGAGCGCATGGAGTGGATCGTAAAATTACAGACGGAGTGTTGGAAGGGCATTACTATCCGAACCATGAAGCGGTTGATTTTTACGGACATTATAAAGAAGATATCAAATTATTTGCAGAGATGGGATTCAAATGTTTCCGTACTTCGATTGCATGGACACGTATTTTCCCAAATGGGGACGATGAGTGTGCCAATGAAGAAGGACTTCGATTTTACGATGACTTGTTCGATGAATTGCTCAAATATAATATTGAACCGGTCGTGACACTGTCTCATTTTGAGATGCCGTATCATCTTGTAAAAGCATACGGTGGTTGGAAAAACCGGAAAGTAATTGATTTCTTTGTCAAATATGCAGAGACTGTAATGAAACGTTACCGGGACAAGGTAAAATACTGGATGACATTCAATGAGATTAACAACCAGAAAAATTATAAGTATCCGCTGTTTGGGTATACTTGTTCCGGTGTGATTTTCGAGCAGGAGGAAAATCCGGAAGAGTGCATGTATCAGGTGGTGCATCATGAACTGGTGGCAAGTGCGTTGGTAGTGAAAAAAGGACATGAGATCAATCCAAATTTTCAAATTGGATGTATGCTTGCATGCGTTCCAATTTATCCGTATTCCTGCAATCCAAAAGACATGATGTACTCTGTGGAAGCAATGCATGACCGATACCTGTTTGGAGACGTGCATGTGCGCGGGGCATATCCGTCTTACGCTTTGAAAGAATGGGAGAGAAAAGGATTCCGAATCAAGATGGAAGAGGGAGATTTGGAAATTTTACGTCAGGGTACTGTGGATTATATTGGTTTGAGCTATTATATGACAAATGCGGTGAAGGCAGATCATGTTGCGGAAGGCAATGGAGTTGACGGTTTCCCTGGAAGTGTTCCGAATCCATATGTAAAAATGTCGGACTGGGGATGGCAGATTGATCCAATCGGGCTTCGATATGCACTGAATTTACTATACGAACGCTATCAGAAACCATTGTTTATCGTGGAAAATGGATTTGGAGCAATTGATAAAATAGAAGAGGATGGCACGATTCAGGATGATTATCGAATTGCATATCTGAAAGCGCACATTGAGGAGATGGGAAAAGCAGTGTCACTTGATGGTGTGGAATTGATGGGATACACCCCTTGGGGCTGCATTGACTGTGTTTCTTTCACGACAGGAGAGATGAAAAAACGATATGGATTCATCTATGTTGACAAAGACAATGAAGGAAACGGTACATTAGAGAGAAGAAAGAAGAAATCCTTTGAATGGTATAAACAGGTAATCCAAAGCAATGGAGAAATACTGTAA
- a CDS encoding ECF transporter S component, translating to MSTTTMTETREKSKERIGVRGVVQIGMLSAIAIILMQFEVPLPFAPPFYKIDFSEIPVLIGCFVMGPLAGAIVELIKVILNVVISGTTTGGVGDIANFLIGCAMCVPAGMIYKKYHTRKSALAGMAVGTVFMTVIGCILNAYVLLPVYAKAFEMPIDALVAMGTAVNHSITSLSTFVIFAVAPFNLLKGVLVSFIVFLIYKKISPIFKMNK from the coding sequence ATGAGTACAACAACAATGACAGAAACAAGAGAAAAATCAAAGGAAAGAATTGGAGTGCGCGGTGTCGTGCAGATCGGTATGCTGTCTGCAATTGCGATTATTTTGATGCAGTTTGAAGTACCGCTTCCATTTGCGCCTCCGTTTTACAAAATCGATTTCAGTGAAATTCCGGTGCTGATTGGCTGTTTTGTAATGGGACCATTGGCAGGAGCGATCGTGGAACTGATTAAAGTAATTCTCAATGTGGTGATCAGCGGTACTACAACAGGGGGAGTTGGTGATATAGCGAACTTCTTAATAGGATGTGCAATGTGTGTGCCGGCAGGGATGATTTATAAAAAATATCATACGAGAAAGAGTGCACTTGCGGGAATGGCAGTAGGAACCGTATTTATGACGGTGATCGGGTGTATTCTGAATGCATATGTGCTGCTTCCGGTATACGCAAAAGCATTCGAGATGCCAATCGATGCGTTGGTCGCGATGGGAACAGCTGTGAACCACTCAATTACAAGTCTTTCTACGTTTGTGATTTTTGCAGTAGCTCCGTTTAATTTGCTGAAAGGGGTACTTGTATCTTTCATTGTGTTCCTGATTTATAAGAAAATCAGTCCGATTTTTAAAATGAACAAGTAA
- a CDS encoding YcxB family protein → MSVKFEVKMTDKIMYDFLLYHTYTHMSGLLGAMIGVLALGMGINYMLSGDSMAAMPAFILAALFLVVTPVSLKGKAKTQVQRTKMFQKPLEYELSEEGVTVRQGELEVTNKWEDFSKAVSTNRAVILYVTRMRALIFPRESMEEQYEAAVKMISTHMPPKNVKIRHIAG, encoded by the coding sequence ATGTCTGTAAAATTTGAAGTGAAGATGACGGATAAGATCATGTATGATTTTCTGCTGTATCATACGTATACACATATGAGTGGTTTGCTGGGAGCAATGATTGGAGTGCTTGCCCTTGGGATGGGAATCAATTATATGCTGTCGGGAGATTCTATGGCGGCGATGCCGGCATTTATATTAGCGGCACTGTTCTTGGTGGTGACGCCGGTTTCCCTGAAAGGAAAGGCAAAGACACAGGTACAAAGAACGAAGATGTTTCAAAAGCCATTAGAATATGAATTGTCAGAAGAAGGCGTAACGGTAAGACAAGGGGAACTGGAAGTGACCAACAAATGGGAGGATTTTTCCAAGGCGGTCAGCACGAACCGTGCGGTGATTTTATATGTGACAAGGATGCGGGCGCTGATTTTCCCGAGAGAGTCTATGGAAGAGCAGTATGAGGCGGCGGTGAAGATGATTTCTACACATATGCCGCCTAAGAATGTAAAAATCAGACATATTGCAGGATAA
- the tsaE gene encoding tRNA (adenosine(37)-N6)-threonylcarbamoyltransferase complex ATPase subunit type 1 TsaE, which translates to MIIETRSAQETYELGLKIGKEAKKGQVYTMVGDLGVGKTVFTQGMAHGLGIKEPISSPTFTIVQVYDDGRMPFYHFDVYRIGDITEMDEIGYEDYIYGEGVSLIEWANLIEEILPKERIEIQIEKDLEQGFDYRKITIEERTA; encoded by the coding sequence ATGATAATAGAGACAAGAAGTGCACAAGAGACTTATGAACTTGGACTCAAGATCGGAAAAGAAGCAAAAAAGGGCCAAGTTTATACAATGGTAGGAGACCTTGGAGTGGGAAAAACTGTATTTACGCAGGGGATGGCTCATGGACTTGGGATAAAAGAACCAATCAGCAGTCCGACATTTACCATTGTGCAGGTATATGATGATGGCAGAATGCCGTTTTATCATTTCGATGTGTATCGAATTGGTGATATCACAGAGATGGATGAGATCGGTTATGAAGACTATATTTATGGAGAAGGCGTCTCATTGATTGAGTGGGCAAATTTAATTGAAGAGATTCTACCGAAAGAACGGATCGAGATTCAGATTGAAAAAGATTTGGAACAGGGATTCGATTATAGAAAAATTACAATAGAAGAGAGGACGGCGTAG
- the tsaB gene encoding tRNA (adenosine(37)-N6)-threonylcarbamoyltransferase complex dimerization subunit type 1 TsaB, with the protein MRILALDSSGLVATVAIVEEEQILAEYTVNYKKTHSQTLLPMLDEIVKMTEFDLNTLDAIAVAGGPGSFTGLRIGSATAKGLGLALNKPLIHIPTVDGLAYNLYGNSGLLCPIMDARRNQVYTGLYRFEGEQFEIVEEQMAISLEELIGKLNAYGEKVTFLGDGVPVYQTQLKEGLQTEYHFAPAHKNRQSAAAVGALAMQYLKEGKTETAMEHQPDYLRLSQAERERAEKNAKLS; encoded by the coding sequence ATGCGGATATTGGCATTGGATAGTTCTGGTTTGGTTGCAACTGTCGCAATCGTGGAAGAAGAACAGATTTTGGCGGAGTATACAGTGAATTATAAAAAGACACATTCACAGACGTTACTTCCGATGTTGGATGAGATTGTCAAAATGACAGAGTTTGACCTGAACACATTGGATGCGATTGCGGTGGCAGGAGGACCTGGATCATTTACCGGACTTCGTATTGGTTCCGCAACTGCAAAAGGACTTGGTCTGGCATTGAACAAACCATTGATCCATATTCCGACAGTGGACGGATTGGCGTACAATTTATATGGAAATTCCGGACTGCTCTGTCCGATTATGGACGCAAGGCGAAATCAGGTATATACAGGATTATATCGTTTTGAAGGGGAACAGTTTGAAATTGTAGAAGAACAGATGGCAATTTCGCTGGAAGAATTAATAGGAAAATTAAATGCATATGGAGAAAAAGTGACATTTCTGGGGGATGGTGTTCCGGTTTATCAAACACAATTAAAAGAAGGACTTCAAACGGAATATCATTTTGCACCGGCACATAAAAACCGTCAAAGTGCGGCAGCAGTAGGAGCGCTCGCAATGCAATACTTAAAAGAAGGAAAGACGGAGACCGCAATGGAGCACCAGCCGGATTATCTGCGCCTGTCTCAGGCAGAAAGGGAGCGGGCAGAAAAAAATGCAAAGCTTTCGTAA
- the rimI gene encoding ribosomal protein S18-alanine N-acetyltransferase: MKKQDAEAVALLETLNFSDAWSRQSLLETYEQRQSFITVAEEDGDIIGYCIIYFVMDEGEIARIAVHPKEQRRGVGWQLLDYTCETCREKKIGRLMLDVRESNMPARKFYEHYGFTKDGVRKNFYEKPEEDAILMSRQIG; the protein is encoded by the coding sequence ATGAAAAAGCAGGATGCAGAGGCGGTTGCATTACTGGAAACATTGAATTTTTCAGATGCATGGAGCAGGCAAAGTCTTTTAGAGACGTATGAACAAAGACAGTCCTTTATCACAGTCGCAGAAGAAGATGGAGACATCATAGGGTACTGTATTATCTATTTTGTGATGGATGAAGGGGAAATTGCGCGAATTGCAGTGCACCCAAAAGAACAGCGCAGAGGGGTAGGGTGGCAATTGCTGGACTACACTTGTGAGACCTGTCGAGAGAAAAAAATTGGGCGTTTGATGTTAGATGTGCGGGAAAGTAATATGCCGGCGCGGAAATTTTATGAACACTATGGATTCACCAAAGATGGTGTCCGAAAAAACTTCTATGAAAAACCAGAAGAAGATGCCATTTTGATGAGTAGACAAATTGGATAG